One window of the Betaproteobacteria bacterium genome contains the following:
- a CDS encoding Nif3-like dinuclear metal center hexameric protein encodes MKREELVEYLDRVLDCGRFRDYCPNGLQVEGRADVRCIVAGVTASQALLDAAVTAGADAVLVHHGYFWRGEDGRVTGMRRRRLATLLSADINLLAYHLPLDAHAEFGNNVQLARLAGWQPEGRFGDQDLGCLGRPAGTPVAADLAADLGGALGRDALLVGDGKRPVRRMAWCTGAAQGYFEAAIALGADVFVSGEISEQTVHLARESGVPYVACGHHASERYGVRALADHLAQTFALDCRFVDIDNPV; translated from the coding sequence ATGAAGCGGGAAGAATTGGTGGAGTATCTCGACCGGGTGCTGGACTGCGGCCGCTTCCGGGATTATTGCCCAAACGGCCTGCAAGTGGAAGGACGCGCCGATGTCCGCTGCATCGTCGCCGGCGTGACGGCCAGTCAGGCCCTGCTCGACGCGGCGGTAACGGCCGGTGCCGATGCCGTCCTGGTCCACCACGGCTATTTCTGGCGCGGCGAGGATGGCCGTGTCACCGGGATGCGTCGCCGGCGCCTGGCAACGCTCCTGAGCGCCGACATCAATTTGCTTGCCTACCATTTGCCCCTCGATGCCCATGCGGAATTCGGCAACAACGTCCAGCTGGCGCGCCTTGCCGGCTGGCAGCCGGAGGGGCGCTTCGGGGACCAGGATCTGGGCTGTCTGGGGCGGCCGGCGGGGACGCCGGTGGCCGCAGATTTGGCGGCCGACTTGGGCGGCGCTCTGGGAAGGGATGCCCTGCTCGTCGGTGACGGGAAACGACCCGTCCGCCGCATGGCGTGGTGCACCGGTGCTGCCCAGGGATACTTCGAAGCCGCCATCGCCCTGGGGGCGGACGTCTTTGTTTCCGGAGAGATTTCCGAACAGACGGTTCACCTGGCCCGGGAGAGCGGTGTGCCCTACGTGGCCTGCGGTCACCATGCCAGCGAGCGCTACGGCGTCCGGGCCCTCGCCGACCATCTGGCGCAAACCTTCGCCCTGGATTGCCGCTTCGTCGATATCGACAACCCGGTTTGA
- a CDS encoding Do family serine endopeptidase — protein sequence MQRLWLIFAQTVTVLLAALFVVATLKPEWLPRERPAVVALHESHTPPDDGTRQASTYREAARKALPSVVHIYTTQEIQAPRHPLLEDPIFRHFFGDRFDSRPQRTSSLGSGVIVSDSGYILTNFHVVEAAEDIQVSLADGSTQKARVIGSDPESDLAVLRIAGDHLPAITFGQMEHLRVGDVVLAIGNPFGVGQTVTMGIVSALGRSHLGINTFENFIQTDAAINPGNSGGALVDTAGNLVGINTAIYSRTGGSLGIGFAIPVSSAKDIMEQIIQNGAVTRGWIGVEAQEITQELAESFGLPDTAGALIAGVVRGSPADGAGVRPGDVLLAVGDKAVKDSQVMLDLIAALKPDERVTFRLRRDKTLLELPVRIGKRPAMKPQED from the coding sequence ATGCAGAGGTTGTGGCTGATTTTTGCACAAACGGTGACGGTTCTGCTGGCCGCCCTGTTCGTCGTCGCCACCCTCAAGCCCGAATGGCTTCCGCGGGAGCGGCCTGCGGTGGTGGCCCTGCACGAATCGCACACGCCCCCTGACGACGGCACGCGTCAGGCGTCCACTTACCGTGAAGCGGCACGCAAGGCCCTGCCTTCCGTGGTGCACATCTACACCACGCAGGAAATCCAGGCGCCCCGGCACCCCTTGCTGGAGGATCCGATCTTCCGCCACTTTTTTGGCGATCGCTTCGACAGCCGCCCCCAGCGCACCTCCAGCCTGGGCTCCGGCGTCATCGTCAGCGATTCCGGCTACATCCTGACCAATTTCCACGTCGTCGAAGCTGCCGAAGACATCCAGGTTTCCCTGGCCGACGGCAGCACGCAGAAGGCCCGGGTCATCGGCAGCGACCCGGAGTCCGATCTGGCGGTCCTGCGCATCGCCGGCGACCATTTGCCGGCTATCACCTTCGGCCAGATGGAGCACCTGCGGGTCGGCGACGTGGTGCTGGCCATCGGCAATCCCTTCGGCGTGGGACAGACGGTCACCATGGGCATCGTCTCGGCCCTGGGGCGCTCTCACCTGGGCATCAATACCTTCGAGAATTTCATCCAGACCGACGCGGCGATCAACCCGGGCAACTCGGGCGGCGCCCTGGTCGATACCGCGGGCAATCTGGTCGGCATCAACACGGCCATCTACTCCCGTACCGGCGGCTCCCTGGGGATCGGCTTCGCCATTCCGGTGTCCAGCGCCAAGGACATCATGGAGCAAATCATCCAGAATGGCGCGGTCACCCGGGGCTGGATCGGCGTCGAGGCCCAGGAAATCACGCAGGAACTGGCGGAGTCCTTCGGGCTGCCCGATACGGCGGGCGCCCTGATCGCTGGCGTGGTGCGGGGCAGTCCGGCCGACGGCGCCGGGGTTCGCCCTGGAGATGTTCTGCTAGCCGTCGGGGACAAGGCGGTCAAGGATTCCCAGGTCATGCTCGACCTGATCGCCGCCCTGAAGCCCGACGAGCGCGTCACCTTCCGCCTGCGGCGGGACAAGACCCTGCTCGAATTGCCTGTCCGCATCGGCAAGCGCCCGGCCATGAAGCCGCAGGAGGATTGA